From a region of the Vidua macroura isolate BioBank_ID:100142 chromosome 25, ASM2450914v1, whole genome shotgun sequence genome:
- the YTHDF2 gene encoding YTH domain-containing family protein 2 isoform X2 produces MSASSLLEQRPKGQGNKVQNGSVHQKDGLNDDDFEPYLSPQARPNNAYTAMSDSYLPSYFSPSIGFSYSLGEAAWSTGGDPPMPYLTSYGQLSNGEPHFLPDAMFGQPGTLGSTPFLGQHGFNFFPSGIDFSAWGNNNSQGQSTQSSGYSSNYAYAPSSLGGAMIDGQSAFANETLNKAPGMNTIDQGMAALKLGSTDVVSSVPKVVGSAVGSGSITSNIVTSNSLPPATIAPPKPTSWADIASKPAKQQPKLKTKNGVAGPSLPPPPIKHNMDIGTWDNKGPVAKAPSQALVQNLAQQPPQVSPQPVGQQISSSPPVTQAPSGQQPQALPLPAPLPVPPAQPTRWVAPRNRGNGFGQNGVDGNGVGQAQASSGSPSEPHPVLEKLRSVNNYNPKDFDWNPKHGRVFIIKSYSEDDIHRSIKYNIWCSTEHGNKRLDAAYRSMNGKGPVYLLFSVNGSGHFCGVAEMKSAVDYNTCAGVWSQDKWKGRFDVRWIFVKDVPNSQLRHIRLENNENKPVTNSRDTQEVPLEKAKQVLKIIATYKHTTSIFDDFSHYEKRQEEEENVKKIHEAPWFVLSPQLVLSFSCRFWFVPGSNCPLLRLCELIISSLVVQTTGGLAARTVPALCSTTAVPREVKQGWSLPKLMARIESFCSSFQ; encoded by the exons ATGTCGGCTAGCAGCCTCCTGGAGCAG AGACCCAAGGGCCAAGGCAACAAAG TGCAAAACGGCTCTGTGCACCAGAAAGATGGGTTGAATGATGATGATTTTGAGCCCTACCTGAGTCCCCAGGCCCGCCCG aataatGCATACACTGCAATGTCTGATTCCTACTTACCAAGCTACTTCAGTCCCTCCATTGGATTCTCCTACTCCTTAGGCGAAGCTGCCTGGTCCACAGGGGGAGACCCCCCCATGCCCTACCTGACTTCATATGGACAGCTGAGCAACGGGGAGCCTCACTTCCTCCCCGATGCCATGTTCGGGCAGCCAGGGACCCTTGGCAGTACTCCATTCCTTGGGCAGCACGGCTTTAACTTCTTTCCAAGTGGAATTGACTTTTCGGCTTGGGGGAATAACAATTCTCAGGGACAATCCACTCAAAGCTCTGGCTACAGCAGCAACTACGCCTATGCTCCCAGCTCACTGGGAGGGGCCATGATTGATGGGCAGTCAGCCTTTGCCAACGAGACCCTGAACAAGGCTCCTGGCATGAATACCATTGACCAGGGCATGGCAGCCCTCAAGCTGGGCAGCACGGACGTGGTGAGCAGTGTCCCAAAAGTCGTGGGCTCAGCCGTGGGGAGCGGCTCTATCACCAGTAACATTGTGACGTCAAACAGTTTGCCTCCAGCAACGATTGCACCACCAAAGCCGACCTCTTGGGCTGACATTGCCAGCAAACCCGCCAAGCAGCAGCCCAAGCTGAAGACCAAGAATGGCGTTGCAGGGCCAAGTCTTCCACCTCCTCCCATAAAACATAATATGGATATTGGAACTTGGGATAACAAAGGGCCAGTGGCAAAAGCCCCTTCACAAGCCTTGGTCCAGAATCTTGCTCAGCAGCCACCACAGGTGTCTCCGCAGCCTGTGGGCCAGCAGATCAGTAGTAGCCCACCGGTGACCCAGGCTCCGAGTGGGCAGCAGCCGcaggcactgccactgccagccccactGCCTGTGCCACCAGCGCAGCCCACCCGCTGGGTCGCCCCTCGGAATCGTGGCAACGGCTTCGGCCAAAATGGAGTGGATGGTAATGGAGTGGGACAGGCTCAGGCCAGTTCTGGTTCTCCTTCTGAGCCACACCCAGTCTTGGAGAAGTTGAGATCTGTCAACAATTACAACCCCAAGGATTTTGACTGGAACCCAAAGCATGGGCGGGTTTTCATCATTAAGAGTTACTCTGAGGACGATATCCACCGTTCCATTAAATACAACATCTGGTGCAGTACAGAGCATGGCAACAAGAGACTAGATGCAGCTTATCGCTCCATGAATGGGAAGGGCCCTGTATACTTACTGTTCAGTGTCAACGGTAGTGGTCACTTCTGCGGCGTAGCAGAAATGAAATCTGCTGTGGACTATaacacctgtgcaggtgtgtggTCCCAGGACAAATGGAAGGGACGTTTTGATGTCAGGTGGATTTTTGTGAAGGACGTTCCCAACAGCCAGCTGCGACACATCCGCCTAGAGAACAACGAGAATAAACCAGTGACCAACTCCAGGGACACTCAGGAGGTGCCTCTGGAAAAGGCTAAGCAGGTGTTGAAAATTATTGCCACCTACAAGCACACCACCTCCATCTTTGATGACTTCTCACACTATGAGAAACgccaagaggaggaggaaaatgttaaaaag attCATGAAGCTCCTTGGTTTGTGCTCTCACCACAATTAGTCCTCTCATTTTCCTGCAGGTTCTGGTTTGTACCTGGTAGTAATTGTCCTCTCTTACGGCTTTGTGAGTTAATAATTAGTTCTTTAGTGGTACAAACCACTGGAGGCTTGGCAGCCAGAACAGTGCCAGCACTCTGCTCTACCACAGCAGTTCCTAGGGAAGTTAAACAAGGATGGTCATTACCCAAACTGATGGCTAGGATAGAGAGTTTTTGTAGCTCCTTCCAGTGA
- the YTHDF2 gene encoding YTH domain-containing family protein 2 isoform X4, with product MSASSLLEQRPKGQGNKVQNGSVHQKDGLNDDDFEPYLSPQARPNNAYTAMSDSYLPSYFSPSIGFSYSLGEAAWSTGGDPPMPYLTSYGQLSNGEPHFLPDAMFGQPGTLGSTPFLGQHGFNFFPSGIDFSAWGNNNSQGQSTQSSGYSSNYAYAPSSLGGAMIDGQSAFANETLNKAPGMNTIDQGMAALKLGSTDVVSSVPKVVGSAVGSGSITSNIVTSNSLPPATIAPPKPTSWADIASKPAKQQPKLKTKNGVAGPSLPPPPIKHNMDIGTWDNKGPVAKAPSQALVQNLAQQPPQVSPQPVGQQISSSPPVTQAPSGQQPQALPLPAPLPVPPAQPTRWVAPRNRGNGFGQNGVDGNGVGQAQASSGSPSEPHPVLEKLRSVNNYNPKDFDWNPKHGRVFIIKSYSEDDIHRSIKYNIWCSTEHGNKRLDAAYRSMNGKGPVYLLFSVNGSGHFCGVAEMKSAVDYNTCAGVWSQDKWKGRFDVRWIFVKDVPNSQLRHIRLENNENKPVTNSRDTQEVPLEKAKQVLKIIATYKHTTSIFDDFSHYEKRQEEEENVKKERQGRVK from the exons ATGTCGGCTAGCAGCCTCCTGGAGCAG AGACCCAAGGGCCAAGGCAACAAAG TGCAAAACGGCTCTGTGCACCAGAAAGATGGGTTGAATGATGATGATTTTGAGCCCTACCTGAGTCCCCAGGCCCGCCCG aataatGCATACACTGCAATGTCTGATTCCTACTTACCAAGCTACTTCAGTCCCTCCATTGGATTCTCCTACTCCTTAGGCGAAGCTGCCTGGTCCACAGGGGGAGACCCCCCCATGCCCTACCTGACTTCATATGGACAGCTGAGCAACGGGGAGCCTCACTTCCTCCCCGATGCCATGTTCGGGCAGCCAGGGACCCTTGGCAGTACTCCATTCCTTGGGCAGCACGGCTTTAACTTCTTTCCAAGTGGAATTGACTTTTCGGCTTGGGGGAATAACAATTCTCAGGGACAATCCACTCAAAGCTCTGGCTACAGCAGCAACTACGCCTATGCTCCCAGCTCACTGGGAGGGGCCATGATTGATGGGCAGTCAGCCTTTGCCAACGAGACCCTGAACAAGGCTCCTGGCATGAATACCATTGACCAGGGCATGGCAGCCCTCAAGCTGGGCAGCACGGACGTGGTGAGCAGTGTCCCAAAAGTCGTGGGCTCAGCCGTGGGGAGCGGCTCTATCACCAGTAACATTGTGACGTCAAACAGTTTGCCTCCAGCAACGATTGCACCACCAAAGCCGACCTCTTGGGCTGACATTGCCAGCAAACCCGCCAAGCAGCAGCCCAAGCTGAAGACCAAGAATGGCGTTGCAGGGCCAAGTCTTCCACCTCCTCCCATAAAACATAATATGGATATTGGAACTTGGGATAACAAAGGGCCAGTGGCAAAAGCCCCTTCACAAGCCTTGGTCCAGAATCTTGCTCAGCAGCCACCACAGGTGTCTCCGCAGCCTGTGGGCCAGCAGATCAGTAGTAGCCCACCGGTGACCCAGGCTCCGAGTGGGCAGCAGCCGcaggcactgccactgccagccccactGCCTGTGCCACCAGCGCAGCCCACCCGCTGGGTCGCCCCTCGGAATCGTGGCAACGGCTTCGGCCAAAATGGAGTGGATGGTAATGGAGTGGGACAGGCTCAGGCCAGTTCTGGTTCTCCTTCTGAGCCACACCCAGTCTTGGAGAAGTTGAGATCTGTCAACAATTACAACCCCAAGGATTTTGACTGGAACCCAAAGCATGGGCGGGTTTTCATCATTAAGAGTTACTCTGAGGACGATATCCACCGTTCCATTAAATACAACATCTGGTGCAGTACAGAGCATGGCAACAAGAGACTAGATGCAGCTTATCGCTCCATGAATGGGAAGGGCCCTGTATACTTACTGTTCAGTGTCAACGGTAGTGGTCACTTCTGCGGCGTAGCAGAAATGAAATCTGCTGTGGACTATaacacctgtgcaggtgtgtggTCCCAGGACAAATGGAAGGGACGTTTTGATGTCAGGTGGATTTTTGTGAAGGACGTTCCCAACAGCCAGCTGCGACACATCCGCCTAGAGAACAACGAGAATAAACCAGTGACCAACTCCAGGGACACTCAGGAGGTGCCTCTGGAAAAGGCTAAGCAGGTGTTGAAAATTATTGCCACCTACAAGCACACCACCTCCATCTTTGATGACTTCTCACACTATGAGAAACgccaagaggaggaggaaaatgttaaaaag gaacGCCAAGGCCGTGTCAAGTAA
- the YTHDF2 gene encoding YTH domain-containing family protein 2 isoform X1, with product MSASSLLEQRPKGQGNKVQNGSVHQKDGLNDDDFEPYLSPQARPNNAYTAMSDSYLPSYFSPSIGFSYSLGEAAWSTGGDPPMPYLTSYGQLSNGEPHFLPDAMFGQPGTLGSTPFLGQHGFNFFPSGIDFSAWGNNNSQGQSTQSSGYSSNYAYAPSSLGGAMIDGQSAFANETLNKAPGMNTIDQGMAALKLGSTDVVSSVPKVVGSAVGSGSITSNIVTSNSLPPATIAPPKPTSWADIASKPAKQQPKLKTKNGVAGPSLPPPPIKHNMDIGTWDNKGPVAKAPSQALVQNLAQQPPQVSPQPVGQQISSSPPVTQAPSGQQPQALPLPAPLPVPPAQPTRWVAPRNRGNGFGQNGVDGNGVGQAQASSGSPSEPHPVLEKLRSVNNYNPKDFDWNPKHGRVFIIKSYSEDDIHRSIKYNIWCSTEHGNKRLDAAYRSMNGKGPVYLLFSVNGSGHFCGVAEMKSAVDYNTCAGVWSQDKWKGRFDVRWIFVKDVPNSQLRHIRLENNENKPVTNSRDTQEVPLEKAKQVLKIIATYKHTTSIFDDFSHYEKRQEEEENVKKIHEAPWFVLSPQLVLSFSCRFWGKGNHTLQFPSLYLCTVRKGSALSISALLFVVPSVKYLQRISKFQIMISKLRKSRNIGHQPFGCCSLIWSSADSRAMFLIHSYERKKKKKYKTLFQ from the exons ATGTCGGCTAGCAGCCTCCTGGAGCAG AGACCCAAGGGCCAAGGCAACAAAG TGCAAAACGGCTCTGTGCACCAGAAAGATGGGTTGAATGATGATGATTTTGAGCCCTACCTGAGTCCCCAGGCCCGCCCG aataatGCATACACTGCAATGTCTGATTCCTACTTACCAAGCTACTTCAGTCCCTCCATTGGATTCTCCTACTCCTTAGGCGAAGCTGCCTGGTCCACAGGGGGAGACCCCCCCATGCCCTACCTGACTTCATATGGACAGCTGAGCAACGGGGAGCCTCACTTCCTCCCCGATGCCATGTTCGGGCAGCCAGGGACCCTTGGCAGTACTCCATTCCTTGGGCAGCACGGCTTTAACTTCTTTCCAAGTGGAATTGACTTTTCGGCTTGGGGGAATAACAATTCTCAGGGACAATCCACTCAAAGCTCTGGCTACAGCAGCAACTACGCCTATGCTCCCAGCTCACTGGGAGGGGCCATGATTGATGGGCAGTCAGCCTTTGCCAACGAGACCCTGAACAAGGCTCCTGGCATGAATACCATTGACCAGGGCATGGCAGCCCTCAAGCTGGGCAGCACGGACGTGGTGAGCAGTGTCCCAAAAGTCGTGGGCTCAGCCGTGGGGAGCGGCTCTATCACCAGTAACATTGTGACGTCAAACAGTTTGCCTCCAGCAACGATTGCACCACCAAAGCCGACCTCTTGGGCTGACATTGCCAGCAAACCCGCCAAGCAGCAGCCCAAGCTGAAGACCAAGAATGGCGTTGCAGGGCCAAGTCTTCCACCTCCTCCCATAAAACATAATATGGATATTGGAACTTGGGATAACAAAGGGCCAGTGGCAAAAGCCCCTTCACAAGCCTTGGTCCAGAATCTTGCTCAGCAGCCACCACAGGTGTCTCCGCAGCCTGTGGGCCAGCAGATCAGTAGTAGCCCACCGGTGACCCAGGCTCCGAGTGGGCAGCAGCCGcaggcactgccactgccagccccactGCCTGTGCCACCAGCGCAGCCCACCCGCTGGGTCGCCCCTCGGAATCGTGGCAACGGCTTCGGCCAAAATGGAGTGGATGGTAATGGAGTGGGACAGGCTCAGGCCAGTTCTGGTTCTCCTTCTGAGCCACACCCAGTCTTGGAGAAGTTGAGATCTGTCAACAATTACAACCCCAAGGATTTTGACTGGAACCCAAAGCATGGGCGGGTTTTCATCATTAAGAGTTACTCTGAGGACGATATCCACCGTTCCATTAAATACAACATCTGGTGCAGTACAGAGCATGGCAACAAGAGACTAGATGCAGCTTATCGCTCCATGAATGGGAAGGGCCCTGTATACTTACTGTTCAGTGTCAACGGTAGTGGTCACTTCTGCGGCGTAGCAGAAATGAAATCTGCTGTGGACTATaacacctgtgcaggtgtgtggTCCCAGGACAAATGGAAGGGACGTTTTGATGTCAGGTGGATTTTTGTGAAGGACGTTCCCAACAGCCAGCTGCGACACATCCGCCTAGAGAACAACGAGAATAAACCAGTGACCAACTCCAGGGACACTCAGGAGGTGCCTCTGGAAAAGGCTAAGCAGGTGTTGAAAATTATTGCCACCTACAAGCACACCACCTCCATCTTTGATGACTTCTCACACTATGAGAAACgccaagaggaggaggaaaatgttaaaaag attCATGAAGCTCCTTGGTTTGTGCTCTCACCACAATTAGTCCTCTCATTTTCCTGCAGGTTCTG GGGGAAAGGAAACCACACTCTTCAGTTTCCTTCTTTGTATCTATGCACGGTGAGGAAAGGCTCTGCTCTCTCCATCTCAGCTCTGTTATTTGTGGTACCATCTGTAAAATACCTTCAGAGAATTTCCAAATTCCAAATCATGATCTCAAAATTAAGGAAATCAAGAAATATTGGTCATCAGCCTTTTGGCTGTTGCAGCCTGATTTGGAGTTCAGCTGATTCCAGAGCCATGTTCTTGATACACTcatatgagagaaaaaaaaaaaaaaaatacaaaactctGTTCCAGTGA
- the YTHDF2 gene encoding YTH domain-containing family protein 2 isoform X3, translating into MSASSLLEQRPKGQGNKVQNGSVHQKDGLNDDDFEPYLSPQARPNNAYTAMSDSYLPSYFSPSIGFSYSLGEAAWSTGGDPPMPYLTSYGQLSNGEPHFLPDAMFGQPGTLGSTPFLGQHGFNFFPSGIDFSAWGNNNSQGQSTQSSGYSSNYAYAPSSLGGAMIDGQSAFANETLNKAPGMNTIDQGMAALKLGSTDVVSSVPKVVGSAVGSGSITSNIVTSNSLPPATIAPPKPTSWADIASKPAKQQPKLKTKNGVAGPSLPPPPIKHNMDIGTWDNKGPVAKAPSQALVQNLAQQPPQVSPQPVGQQISSSPPVTQAPSGQQPQALPLPAPLPVPPAQPTRWVAPRNRGNGFGQNGVDGNGVGQAQASSGSPSEPHPVLEKLRSVNNYNPKDFDWNPKHGRVFIIKSYSEDDIHRSIKYNIWCSTEHGNKRLDAAYRSMNGKGPVYLLFSVNGSGHFCGVAEMKSAVDYNTCAGVWSQDKWKGRFDVRWIFVKDVPNSQLRHIRLENNENKPVTNSRDTQEVPLEKAKQVLKIIATYKHTTSIFDDFSHYEKRQEEEENVKKIHEAPWFVLSPQLVLSFSCRFWFVPGGKETTLFSFLLCIYAR; encoded by the exons ATGTCGGCTAGCAGCCTCCTGGAGCAG AGACCCAAGGGCCAAGGCAACAAAG TGCAAAACGGCTCTGTGCACCAGAAAGATGGGTTGAATGATGATGATTTTGAGCCCTACCTGAGTCCCCAGGCCCGCCCG aataatGCATACACTGCAATGTCTGATTCCTACTTACCAAGCTACTTCAGTCCCTCCATTGGATTCTCCTACTCCTTAGGCGAAGCTGCCTGGTCCACAGGGGGAGACCCCCCCATGCCCTACCTGACTTCATATGGACAGCTGAGCAACGGGGAGCCTCACTTCCTCCCCGATGCCATGTTCGGGCAGCCAGGGACCCTTGGCAGTACTCCATTCCTTGGGCAGCACGGCTTTAACTTCTTTCCAAGTGGAATTGACTTTTCGGCTTGGGGGAATAACAATTCTCAGGGACAATCCACTCAAAGCTCTGGCTACAGCAGCAACTACGCCTATGCTCCCAGCTCACTGGGAGGGGCCATGATTGATGGGCAGTCAGCCTTTGCCAACGAGACCCTGAACAAGGCTCCTGGCATGAATACCATTGACCAGGGCATGGCAGCCCTCAAGCTGGGCAGCACGGACGTGGTGAGCAGTGTCCCAAAAGTCGTGGGCTCAGCCGTGGGGAGCGGCTCTATCACCAGTAACATTGTGACGTCAAACAGTTTGCCTCCAGCAACGATTGCACCACCAAAGCCGACCTCTTGGGCTGACATTGCCAGCAAACCCGCCAAGCAGCAGCCCAAGCTGAAGACCAAGAATGGCGTTGCAGGGCCAAGTCTTCCACCTCCTCCCATAAAACATAATATGGATATTGGAACTTGGGATAACAAAGGGCCAGTGGCAAAAGCCCCTTCACAAGCCTTGGTCCAGAATCTTGCTCAGCAGCCACCACAGGTGTCTCCGCAGCCTGTGGGCCAGCAGATCAGTAGTAGCCCACCGGTGACCCAGGCTCCGAGTGGGCAGCAGCCGcaggcactgccactgccagccccactGCCTGTGCCACCAGCGCAGCCCACCCGCTGGGTCGCCCCTCGGAATCGTGGCAACGGCTTCGGCCAAAATGGAGTGGATGGTAATGGAGTGGGACAGGCTCAGGCCAGTTCTGGTTCTCCTTCTGAGCCACACCCAGTCTTGGAGAAGTTGAGATCTGTCAACAATTACAACCCCAAGGATTTTGACTGGAACCCAAAGCATGGGCGGGTTTTCATCATTAAGAGTTACTCTGAGGACGATATCCACCGTTCCATTAAATACAACATCTGGTGCAGTACAGAGCATGGCAACAAGAGACTAGATGCAGCTTATCGCTCCATGAATGGGAAGGGCCCTGTATACTTACTGTTCAGTGTCAACGGTAGTGGTCACTTCTGCGGCGTAGCAGAAATGAAATCTGCTGTGGACTATaacacctgtgcaggtgtgtggTCCCAGGACAAATGGAAGGGACGTTTTGATGTCAGGTGGATTTTTGTGAAGGACGTTCCCAACAGCCAGCTGCGACACATCCGCCTAGAGAACAACGAGAATAAACCAGTGACCAACTCCAGGGACACTCAGGAGGTGCCTCTGGAAAAGGCTAAGCAGGTGTTGAAAATTATTGCCACCTACAAGCACACCACCTCCATCTTTGATGACTTCTCACACTATGAGAAACgccaagaggaggaggaaaatgttaaaaag attCATGAAGCTCCTTGGTTTGTGCTCTCACCACAATTAGTCCTCTCATTTTCCTGCAGGTTCTGGTTTGTACCTG GGGGAAAGGAAACCACACTCTTCAGTTTCCTTCTTTGTATCTATGCACGGTGA